The following proteins are co-located in the Peptococcaceae bacterium 1198_IL3148 genome:
- a CDS encoding helix-turn-helix transcriptional regulator, with the protein MIVKGESIRALREERGYTLQDLAKRAKLSLSYLSEIERGSKRPSLKTIDKLATALNVPKTQLIEGEITDTGLALGEKIRIIRNEKAMSLQDLADKVGISLSYLSEIERGTVYPALNTLKRVADGLGVPATSLMGHEGTLGHKLKSLREEYGLTQAQLANLAGVTAGLIGQIEQGKVQPSLKTLEKLAEVMGVSPCYFIMEPGAVDQMLNLMSPELRELLVHPNVQSVLSMIGNLSEKELQFVLNFIQLFKRSEIS; encoded by the coding sequence ATGATTGTTAAGGGAGAAAGTATTCGTGCGTTACGGGAAGAACGGGGATATACATTACAAGATTTGGCTAAACGGGCTAAGTTGTCGTTATCATACCTAAGCGAAATTGAAAGGGGATCAAAACGTCCATCACTAAAAACCATAGATAAACTTGCCACCGCCCTTAATGTACCCAAAACCCAGTTGATTGAAGGAGAAATCACTGACACCGGCTTGGCACTGGGCGAAAAAATCAGAATTATTCGCAACGAAAAGGCCATGTCCCTGCAGGATTTGGCAGATAAAGTAGGAATATCATTATCTTATTTGAGTGAAATTGAACGGGGCACAGTTTATCCGGCACTAAATACTTTAAAAAGGGTGGCTGATGGGCTAGGTGTGCCGGCTACATCTTTAATGGGACATGAAGGGACACTGGGACATAAATTGAAATCTCTACGGGAGGAATATGGTTTAACCCAAGCCCAGTTGGCAAACTTAGCTGGTGTAACCGCAGGTTTAATTGGTCAAATTGAACAAGGGAAAGTACAACCATCCTTAAAAACTCTGGAAAAATTAGCAGAGGTTATGGGGGTTTCTCCTTGTTACTTTATCATGGAACCTGGCGCTGTGGATCAAATGCTAAATTTAATGAGTCCTGAACTTCGTGAATTGCTGGTCCATCCCAATGTTCAGTCGGTGCTGAGCATGATTGGAAACCTAAGTGAAAAGGAATTGCAATTTGTTCTAAACTTTATTCAATTATTTAAACGCTCAGAAATTAGTTAG
- the trxA gene encoding thioredoxin, producing the protein MALELNEVDFEVEVLKSDIPVLVDFWAPWCGPCKSMAPVLEELSQEFAGKVKIAKVNVDNNQSLAGQYQVMSIPNLVFFKDGKKVDQQIGFTPKVELTKKLNELLK; encoded by the coding sequence ATGGCACTAGAATTAAATGAAGTAGATTTTGAAGTGGAAGTACTGAAGTCTGATATACCTGTGTTAGTAGACTTTTGGGCACCATGGTGTGGTCCTTGTAAAAGCATGGCCCCAGTATTAGAAGAGTTATCCCAAGAATTTGCCGGTAAAGTAAAAATTGCCAAGGTAAATGTAGATAATAATCAGTCATTGGCCGGACAGTATCAAGTAATGAGTATACCTAACTTAGTCTTTTTTAAAGACGGTAAAAAGGTCGATCAGCAAATTGGTTTTACCCCCAAAGTTGAATTAACTAAAAAGCTAAATGAGTTGTTAAAGTAG
- a CDS encoding DUF3243 domain-containing protein, whose amino-acid sequence MELGRNWHKWKDVLGSAVQLGERLGLSHDNIDDTAYRLGQFFANTLDPGNKEQRLLKELWENGTEEERRDLASMMAKMSKRDSLN is encoded by the coding sequence ATGGAGCTAGGCAGGAATTGGCATAAGTGGAAAGATGTATTAGGCTCTGCGGTACAACTTGGAGAAAGATTAGGTTTATCCCATGACAACATTGACGACACCGCCTATCGCTTGGGACAATTTTTTGCCAACACCTTAGATCCTGGCAACAAAGAACAGCGTTTGTTAAAGGAATTATGGGAAAATGGCACCGAAGAGGAACGACGGGATTTGGCTTCGATGATGGCTAAGATGAGTAAACGTGATTCCCTTAACTAA
- a CDS encoding DUF1540 domain-containing protein: MQCSSGVSKCMVEECKYNNNHQCYAEGIEVRSSGTMSVSDSQSTCCQTFEPRE, from the coding sequence ATGCAATGTTCCTCAGGGGTATCTAAATGTATGGTGGAAGAATGTAAATATAACAACAACCACCAATGTTATGCCGAAGGTATCGAAGTGAGATCCAGCGGCACCATGTCCGTTAGTGATAGCCAAAGCACCTGCTGTCAAACCTTTGAACCTAGAGAATAA
- a CDS encoding flagellar biosynthesis protein FliA, with the protein MSTALGAITAFFVLNGIFLLVSCVASSALPQPLSKQEELKYFYLFKQGNEEAFSILMERNLAIVDSVIKKFAAYNFDEDDLITVGTIGLIKAIQTYDINELPFNIYASDCIEKELKKKL; encoded by the coding sequence ATGTCCACTGCCCTAGGAGCTATTACAGCATTCTTTGTTCTCAATGGAATCTTTTTGCTGGTTTCTTGTGTTGCCAGCAGTGCACTACCTCAACCTCTATCAAAACAAGAGGAACTTAAATACTTTTACTTGTTTAAACAAGGTAATGAAGAAGCCTTTTCCATATTAATGGAACGAAATTTGGCTATCGTTGACTCGGTAATCAAAAAATTTGCCGCTTATAATTTTGATGAAGACGATTTAATTACCGTTGGTACCATTGGTTTAATTAAAGCAATACAAACCTATGATATTAATGAACTACCTTTTAACATATATGCATCAGATTGTATTGAAAAAGAATTGAAGAAAAAACTATAG
- a CDS encoding iron-containing alcohol dehydrogenase family protein, whose protein sequence is MQFNFHCPTKIFFGLGAINTNKSALSKMGQKAIIVTGGSSSKVNKSLEDMMSALNSEGIDYKVFDQVEQNPSLSTVYAGAKIASEFGADFIIGIGGGSPLDAAKAVAVLATNDLSQQDLMAKKWVTQPLPIVAVPTTAGTGSEVTPYAVLTVDWAETKMSISGDELFPAIAFLDPRYTINLPWHITINTAIDALSHSIEGFISKRATVFSDLLALESISIIGQLLQTMNEDNVSLSEREELLYASMLAGIVIAQTGTNVIHSLGYPLTYYKKLPHGLANGVLLKAALIFMSKESPEKVESLLHAMDCTNIEEFGQLLTKVQPAGDLKLTIEEQQLFVQKTLATKNIANCPATPSEQDLYDILNNSNLV, encoded by the coding sequence TTGCAATTTAACTTTCACTGTCCAACTAAAATTTTCTTCGGGCTCGGAGCAATAAATACTAATAAAAGTGCACTATCAAAAATGGGGCAAAAAGCCATCATTGTTACTGGAGGTTCGTCCTCTAAGGTTAACAAGTCTTTAGAGGACATGATGTCCGCCCTCAACAGTGAAGGAATAGACTATAAAGTATTCGATCAAGTGGAGCAAAATCCTAGTTTATCAACGGTTTATGCCGGCGCTAAAATAGCCAGTGAATTTGGTGCCGATTTTATCATTGGTATTGGTGGCGGTAGTCCGCTGGATGCCGCTAAAGCGGTGGCGGTATTGGCAACTAACGACCTCAGCCAACAGGATTTAATGGCCAAAAAATGGGTAACCCAACCACTGCCAATTGTGGCAGTGCCCACCACTGCCGGTACCGGCAGTGAAGTTACTCCCTATGCAGTGCTTACTGTAGACTGGGCAGAAACTAAAATGTCCATCAGTGGTGATGAATTATTCCCGGCAATAGCATTTTTAGATCCTCGTTACACCATTAATCTGCCGTGGCACATTACCATTAACACTGCAATTGATGCCCTTTCCCACAGTATAGAAGGGTTTATCAGTAAAAGAGCCACCGTATTTTCAGACCTATTGGCACTGGAAAGCATCTCTATCATTGGCCAGTTGCTACAAACAATGAATGAAGATAACGTATCTTTATCTGAGCGTGAAGAACTGCTTTACGCCTCTATGCTGGCTGGAATTGTCATTGCACAAACCGGCACCAATGTTATTCATTCCCTTGGGTACCCACTAACTTATTATAAAAAGCTACCCCATGGATTGGCTAACGGTGTCCTTTTAAAAGCCGCATTAATATTTATGAGTAAGGAAAGCCCGGAGAAGGTAGAAAGCTTGTTACATGCTATGGATTGCACTAATATAGAAGAGTTTGGCCAGTTGTTGACAAAGGTGCAACCAGCAGGTGATTTAAAACTCACCATTGAAGAACAGCAACTGTTTGTGCAAAAAACATTAGCCACTAAAAATATTGCTAATTGTCCTGCCACACCATCTGAGCAAGATCTGTATGATATTCTCAATAACAGTAACTTGGTTTAA
- a CDS encoding molybdenum cofactor guanylyltransferase, with amino-acid sequence MMNLSAAILAGGKSSRMGTTKAFVEVHSCRIIDHAIDELKQVSNDIMIVTNSVEEYSHLGIRLVKDIVPGLGPLSGIHSALVHAEMPQVLIVACDMPFIEAQLANLLAKYSLHYDVVIPRVEGYFEPLFAVYNKSCIQHIEKCIGQGGKLRVVDFFSYVKVKYVNEDEISQVADLERVFYNVNTPKELALAKKLAEGK; translated from the coding sequence ATGATGAATTTATCTGCAGCAATTTTGGCTGGAGGCAAAAGTTCTCGTATGGGTACAACTAAAGCCTTTGTTGAAGTGCACAGTTGTCGGATTATTGATCATGCCATAGATGAACTAAAACAAGTTTCCAATGACATTATGATAGTAACTAATTCTGTGGAGGAATACAGTCACTTAGGGATCCGGTTGGTCAAGGATATAGTACCGGGATTAGGACCCCTTTCCGGTATTCATTCGGCACTGGTACATGCTGAAATGCCCCAGGTACTGATAGTAGCCTGTGATATGCCCTTTATTGAAGCGCAGTTGGCGAATTTGTTGGCTAAATACTCTTTACATTACGATGTGGTTATTCCCCGGGTAGAAGGGTATTTTGAGCCACTATTTGCGGTTTATAACAAGAGTTGTATTCAACACATAGAAAAGTGTATTGGTCAGGGAGGGAAGTTGCGGGTTGTTGACTTTTTTTCTTATGTAAAGGTAAAATATGTAAACGAGGATGAGATCAGTCAAGTGGCTGATTTAGAAAGGGTTTTCTACAATGTAAACACGCCAAAGGAATTGGCTTTAGCTAAAAAACTAGCAGAGGGAAAATAG
- a CDS encoding YqeG family HAD IIIA-type phosphatase encodes MRIFYPNMYVSSLTNINIDKLKKIGIKAILFDLDNTLVPWNSNDLAKETAEWFASLQRAGFKTCILSNNSQQRVAGMCDVLAIPGLHKASKPRRRAFCRAMQMLNVKPEETAMVGDQVFTDVLGGNRLGLFTILVVPMSSHEFIGTRINRQFEKIVLRRIKHQLIQ; translated from the coding sequence TTGCGTATTTTTTATCCGAATATGTATGTAAGTTCATTAACAAACATAAATATAGACAAGCTAAAAAAAATAGGTATTAAAGCAATATTGTTTGATTTGGACAATACTTTGGTTCCTTGGAATAGCAATGATTTGGCCAAAGAAACTGCAGAATGGTTTGCGAGTTTGCAACGGGCAGGTTTTAAGACCTGTATTTTAAGTAATAACAGCCAACAAAGGGTTGCGGGGATGTGTGATGTGTTGGCAATACCCGGTTTGCACAAAGCCTCTAAGCCCCGTCGCAGAGCTTTTTGCCGGGCCATGCAGATGTTGAACGTAAAACCCGAAGAGACAGCGATGGTTGGGGACCAAGTTTTCACCGATGTGTTGGGCGGCAATCGGTTGGGGTTATTTACCATACTGGTAGTACCCATGAGCAGTCATGAATTTATTGGTACCCGAATTAATCGTCAATTTGAAAAAATAGTGTTGCGTCGCATAAAGCACCAACTGATACAGTAG
- a CDS encoding shikimate dehydrogenase — protein MVIDGNTILCGLFGHPVAHSFSPAMHNAAFNALKMNWVYLPFNVEPQHLQQAVAAIKSLHLAGVNVTIPHKEAVISLLDELTPAAQNIGAVNTIVNQNGRLLGHNTDGAGFTKALVAEFQFAAAGKSVVILGAGGAAKAVAVQLALEGVKNITIVNRALSKAEAIASNLSKFPVNVQLLTWDQQEILARKMSNADLIVQTTNIGMHPHVDQCVPVPKGVLHSNQVVCDLIYNPVETVFLKQAMMAGAKATNGLGMLLYQGAMAFEAWTGATAPVNVMRQVLLNKLGDY, from the coding sequence ATGGTTATTGATGGTAACACCATCCTTTGTGGATTATTTGGTCACCCGGTGGCCCATTCCTTTTCACCGGCTATGCATAATGCCGCCTTTAATGCATTAAAAATGAATTGGGTCTATTTGCCCTTTAATGTGGAGCCACAACACTTACAGCAGGCGGTGGCTGCTATAAAATCGCTGCATTTGGCGGGGGTTAACGTTACTATTCCCCACAAAGAAGCGGTAATATCCTTATTAGACGAATTAACCCCAGCGGCTCAGAATATTGGAGCTGTTAATACCATTGTTAATCAAAATGGGCGGTTGCTTGGCCACAACACTGATGGCGCTGGTTTTACTAAGGCATTGGTTGCAGAATTTCAATTTGCGGCGGCGGGAAAAAGCGTTGTTATTTTAGGGGCTGGCGGTGCAGCCAAGGCAGTGGCGGTGCAATTGGCTTTAGAAGGGGTAAAAAACATCACTATTGTTAACCGTGCCCTATCAAAGGCCGAAGCAATAGCCAGTAATTTAAGTAAGTTTCCTGTTAATGTTCAATTGTTAACTTGGGATCAGCAGGAGATTTTGGCGAGGAAAATGTCCAATGCCGATTTAATTGTGCAGACCACCAATATTGGTATGCACCCCCATGTTGACCAATGTGTTCCTGTGCCTAAAGGTGTTCTCCATAGCAATCAGGTTGTCTGTGACCTAATATATAATCCAGTAGAAACGGTTTTTCTAAAGCAAGCGATGATGGCAGGGGCAAAGGCAACCAATGGTTTAGGCATGTTATTATATCAAGGAGCAATGGCCTTTGAGGCTTGGACAGGGGCAACTGCCCCGGTAAATGTGATGCGCCAGGTATTGTTAAATAAATTGGGGGATTACTGA
- a CDS encoding shikimate kinase has protein sequence MRNIVLIGFMGCGKSAVGRKLASRLKLKHLDTDNEIEKVAGKTVAQIFAKDGPIRFRSEETLLLKKLVGKQNLVISTGGGIMLVPENVELLQRDGILIHLYADEEVIYKRVKGKRNRPLLNKGDLKQRIKELLQERRNAYDVAELTIDTGKYTLDEITEQIVEYLKERKYLG, from the coding sequence ATGCGCAACATTGTATTAATTGGGTTTATGGGTTGCGGAAAAAGTGCTGTCGGTAGAAAACTTGCTTCCAGATTAAAATTGAAGCATTTAGATACTGATAATGAAATTGAGAAAGTTGCTGGTAAAACAGTGGCACAAATATTTGCTAAGGACGGGCCCATTAGGTTTAGATCGGAAGAGACTTTGTTATTAAAAAAACTGGTTGGCAAGCAAAATTTAGTAATTTCCACCGGCGGTGGAATAATGCTGGTACCAGAAAATGTAGAGTTATTACAGCGAGATGGTATTTTAATTCATTTATATGCTGATGAAGAGGTGATTTACAAACGGGTTAAAGGCAAGCGTAACCGGCCGTTATTAAATAAGGGAGACTTGAAACAAAGAATTAAAGAATTGCTGCAGGAACGACGGAATGCCTATGATGTCGCTGAATTGACCATTGATACCGGCAAATATACATTGGATGAGATAACAGAACAAATAGTTGAGTATCTAAAGGAAAGGAAATATTTGGGTTAA
- a CDS encoding A24 family peptidase, with protein MQFGFTLQYLLATLLFSGLLAISLIDYDHQLIPDQINLVLLLAGISLLALQSRAVLVNGLLGALVGFGALFVVAVVSKGGMGGGDVKLAGVLGLYLGWPNILMALFLSFIIGSVIGLTWAAVKQKSLKTALPFGPFLSVAAMLVLLWGQEIISWYWNLF; from the coding sequence TTGCAGTTTGGTTTCACTCTCCAATATTTATTGGCAACCCTTTTGTTTAGTGGGTTGTTGGCGATTTCTCTCATTGACTATGACCATCAACTTATCCCTGATCAGATTAACTTGGTACTGTTATTGGCTGGCATTTCTCTGTTAGCTTTACAGTCTAGGGCGGTGTTGGTAAACGGGCTGTTAGGGGCGCTGGTTGGCTTTGGAGCACTGTTTGTTGTGGCGGTGGTTTCTAAAGGCGGCATGGGCGGCGGTGATGTAAAACTGGCCGGGGTATTGGGGCTATACTTGGGATGGCCCAATATTTTAATGGCGCTGTTTTTGTCCTTTATAATTGGTTCAGTTATTGGCTTGACATGGGCTGCCGTTAAACAAAAAAGCTTGAAAACAGCTTTACCCTTTGGGCCGTTCCTTAGTGTGGCTGCTATGCTGGTACTACTTTGGGGACAGGAAATTATTAGTTGGTACTGGAATTTGTTTTAA
- a CDS encoding type IV pilus twitching motility protein PilT has protein sequence MWQIDELLTLAMKNQVSDVHITVGVAPIFRLNGILMPLDGLEMANMLGLDTNSVAKLSPEDTEQLAKQIMNQHQYKKFIETGDIDFPYEIPGGGRFRVNAFKQRGSAALAIRLINADILSFQQLGLPDTLAHLCQKPRGLVLVTGPTGSGKSTTLATMIDYINNHYCQHIITLEDPIEYVHTHKRSIVNQREVGRDTKGFAHALRSAMREDPDVILVGEMRDLETISIAITAAETGHLVFGTLHTSSAAQTIDRIIDVFPPHQQPQIRAQLANTVLGVLAQQLIPRIDKPGRVAALEVMVATPAIRNLIREGKTYQIISQIQTGAKHGMQSLDACLRQLAINQIISREEAINRAADPGSLEKML, from the coding sequence ATGTGGCAGATTGATGAATTGCTGACCCTGGCCATGAAAAACCAGGTTTCTGATGTGCACATTACTGTAGGTGTTGCCCCGATATTTAGGTTAAATGGGATATTAATGCCTTTGGATGGGCTGGAAATGGCCAACATGCTGGGCTTGGACACAAATAGTGTTGCTAAACTATCCCCAGAAGACACTGAACAGCTGGCTAAACAAATTATGAATCAGCATCAGTATAAAAAATTTATTGAAACCGGTGACATAGATTTTCCCTATGAGATCCCCGGTGGCGGTAGATTTCGCGTAAATGCTTTTAAACAGCGGGGCAGTGCCGCTTTGGCCATTAGATTGATAAATGCCGATATCCTTTCCTTTCAGCAGTTGGGGTTACCCGATACTTTGGCCCATTTATGCCAGAAACCACGGGGATTGGTGCTGGTGACCGGGCCCACCGGTAGCGGTAAATCCACCACATTGGCAACCATGATCGATTATATTAATAATCATTATTGTCAACACATCATCACACTGGAAGATCCAATTGAATATGTGCATACTCACAAAAGGAGCATCGTCAATCAGCGGGAGGTGGGGAGAGATACCAAGGGTTTTGCCCACGCCCTGCGGTCGGCAATGCGAGAAGATCCCGATGTTATTCTGGTGGGAGAAATGAGGGACTTGGAAACCATTAGCATTGCCATCACCGCGGCTGAAACCGGCCACTTGGTTTTTGGTACGTTGCACACATCCAGTGCAGCCCAGACCATCGACCGGATTATTGATGTGTTTCCACCGCATCAACAACCACAAATTCGCGCGCAGTTGGCCAATACCGTCCTAGGGGTGCTGGCACAACAACTAATTCCCCGCATAGATAAACCCGGTCGGGTGGCGGCGTTAGAAGTGATGGTGGCAACACCCGCCATACGCAATCTAATTAGAGAGGGAAAAACCTATCAAATAATTTCTCAAATCCAGACCGGAGCCAAACACGGCATGCAATCACTGGATGCTTGTTTGCGGCAGTTGGCTATAAACCAAATAATTTCCCGGGAAGAAGCGATTAATCGAGCTGCTGACCCAGGGTCGTTGGAAAAAATGTTGTAA
- a CDS encoding type II secretion system F family protein, producing MKRTFIYRAKDINGNVHEGTIEADKMTTAVSQLRQQQLYITKLKTVTRGMSPAGKVSTGELAAFCRQLATLLQAGVPIISALNVLESQLISKPLQRGISTVRDSISNGQPMATAMKHLPDIFPNIVVSMVQAGEHSGRLDNVLYNLADYLDREQEIKGKVKSAIVYPLFIVVLAAMMVMFVLTFVLPNYVHMLNQFNLELPLITRVLIKTSSFMVGYWYLLFLLIAAALLCGFKVYNNGQLLKEIKDRYLLQLPIVGRIYHKMLIARFCHTLALLLRSGVPLIQALTLVRNVVDNVMFAQAVDSALMALQRGDTLAGSLGKSNLFHQTVVQMIAIGEQSGQLDQQLALIATVEERDVSAAISKISPLMEPILLLITSVIVGIILIAIMLPIFKSLGAAASF from the coding sequence ATGAAACGGACTTTTATTTATCGAGCTAAGGATATTAACGGCAATGTCCATGAAGGTACCATAGAGGCCGATAAAATGACCACGGCAGTTAGTCAGTTGAGACAACAACAGTTATATATCACCAAGTTAAAGACTGTAACCCGGGGGATGTCACCGGCCGGTAAGGTATCCACCGGAGAGCTGGCGGCATTTTGTCGCCAATTGGCCACATTATTGCAGGCGGGAGTGCCGATTATCAGTGCTTTAAATGTCCTTGAAAGCCAGTTAATTAGTAAACCATTACAAAGGGGCATCAGCACAGTAAGGGACAGCATTAGTAACGGTCAGCCAATGGCCACCGCCATGAAGCATTTACCGGATATTTTCCCCAATATTGTGGTCAGCATGGTGCAGGCAGGGGAACACAGTGGCCGGTTAGATAATGTATTGTACAATTTGGCTGATTATTTGGATCGGGAACAGGAAATCAAAGGGAAAGTTAAATCAGCAATTGTTTACCCATTGTTTATTGTTGTGTTGGCCGCCATGATGGTGATGTTTGTGCTGACCTTTGTGCTGCCCAATTATGTGCACATGCTCAATCAATTTAATTTGGAATTGCCATTAATTACCCGGGTATTGATTAAAACCAGCAGTTTTATGGTGGGTTATTGGTACCTGTTGTTTTTGCTGATTGCTGCAGCACTATTATGCGGTTTCAAAGTCTATAATAATGGCCAGCTGCTAAAGGAAATCAAAGACAGGTACCTACTGCAATTGCCTATAGTTGGTAGGATTTACCACAAAATGTTGATTGCCAGATTTTGCCATACTCTGGCACTGTTGCTCCGTTCGGGAGTGCCACTTATACAGGCATTAACTTTGGTAAGGAATGTGGTGGACAATGTGATGTTTGCCCAAGCTGTGGATAGCGCCCTAATGGCACTGCAACGTGGTGACACGCTGGCAGGTTCGCTGGGCAAGAGTAATCTATTCCATCAAACGGTTGTTCAAATGATTGCCATTGGTGAACAGAGTGGTCAACTGGATCAACAGTTGGCCCTGATTGCCACGGTGGAGGAACGGGATGTCAGTGCCGCCATATCTAAAATTTCGCCATTAATGGAGCCAATTTTACTGCTCATTACCAGCGTGATTGTCGGCATTATTTTAATAGCTATCATGCTGCCAATATTTAAAAGTCTGGGAGCAGCGGCAAGTTTTTGA
- a CDS encoding type II secretion system protein GspG, which yields MLEKLLGIRKNQQGFTMVELMVVIVIIGILSAIAIPNFSGQIERAKIGRAVADLKSVKNLVELYKLENGKYPTTNDFKELMEDNGLTGWGNSDNPMKDPWDRAYYYCVNEGFSEYYLWSEGPEEGANDADNIVASEASQEPLKDQAKPVTNGMKQSSSLTGTTP from the coding sequence ATGTTGGAAAAGCTACTGGGCATTAGAAAAAACCAACAGGGTTTTACTATGGTGGAATTGATGGTGGTAATAGTGATCATTGGCATTTTGTCCGCCATTGCCATTCCCAATTTTTCCGGACAAATTGAGCGGGCTAAAATTGGTAGAGCGGTGGCAGATTTAAAATCTGTTAAAAATTTGGTGGAACTTTATAAGTTGGAAAATGGTAAGTACCCCACAACCAATGATTTTAAAGAACTAATGGAGGATAATGGGCTAACGGGATGGGGTAATTCTGATAACCCTATGAAAGACCCTTGGGACAGAGCATATTATTACTGTGTAAATGAGGGTTTTAGCGAATATTATTTGTGGTCAGAGGGTCCAGAAGAAGGGGCTAATGATGCTGACAACATAGTGGCATCGGAGGCTAGTCAAGAGCCATTAAAGGATCAAGCTAAACCGGTCACAAACGGTATGAAGCAATCATCTTCGCTAACCGGCACAACACCATAA
- a CDS encoding prepilin-type N-terminal cleavage/methylation domain-containing protein, which produces MKRMINCHQGFSLIELTTTMAIVAILLMLAAPTYHNHLHEKRLESAAVQIASDIRHVQQLALATESPSYQIRFYLNNGYYQTVLGTKVLNTGYVPNGVKISYVYFNNDSSYRHTLRINARGLPTPIGGHILLSSGDKIKYVIVASVTGRVRVSDKLE; this is translated from the coding sequence ATGAAAAGAATGATTAATTGCCACCAGGGCTTTTCACTGATCGAATTAACCACCACTATGGCCATCGTTGCTATTTTGTTGATGTTGGCGGCCCCCACTTATCATAATCACCTACATGAAAAGCGTTTAGAATCTGCGGCGGTTCAGATTGCCAGTGATATTAGGCATGTACAGCAATTGGCACTGGCAACCGAAAGCCCTTCATATCAAATTAGATTTTATCTCAATAATGGCTATTATCAAACGGTGTTGGGTACCAAAGTGTTGAACACAGGTTATGTGCCAAATGGGGTGAAAATTTCCTATGTCTATTTTAACAATGATTCTTCATATAGACATACATTGCGCATTAATGCCAGGGGACTTCCCACTCCCATAGGTGGTCACATCTTACTGTCTTCGGGTGATAAAATAAAGTATGTTATTGTGGCCAGTGTCACTGGTCGGGTGCGGGTTAGTGATAAACTTGAATAG
- a CDS encoding prepilin-type N-terminal cleavage/methylation domain-containing protein, with product MNRYCHQQGFTLLEIMTATTIAAVLMGCILTFMIQGNIMLQTSKQENELQQSLAIGMDKITRELLTGDQLRFADNQLGYQPDKDDRVLTFICDKNLVRYYVDQQRELSRSYRGVGLPIASHVKYLRIEYFDVNGEQISAGTPAGSVVRVKIQLIGSMPGIKDTTLTSAVTLRTANP from the coding sequence ATGAACAGGTATTGTCACCAGCAAGGTTTTACGTTATTAGAAATAATGACGGCAACCACCATCGCGGCGGTATTAATGGGTTGTATTCTTACCTTTATGATTCAAGGAAATATCATGCTACAAACCAGCAAGCAAGAAAATGAGCTACAGCAAAGTTTAGCCATTGGCATGGACAAGATTACCCGGGAGCTTTTAACCGGTGATCAACTAAGGTTTGCTGATAATCAGTTGGGGTATCAGCCCGATAAGGATGACAGAGTGCTCACCTTTATCTGTGATAAAAATTTGGTTCGGTACTATGTTGATCAACAACGTGAATTGAGCAGAAGTTATAGAGGGGTAGGTTTGCCCATTGCTAGCCATGTTAAATATTTAAGGATAGAATATTTTGATGTCAACGGCGAACAAATCAGCGCTGGCACACCTGCTGGGTCAGTGGTGAGAGTTAAAATACAGCTCATTGGCAGCATGCCGGGGATAAAGGATACAACTTTAACCAGTGCGGTGACGTTGCGTACTGCAAACCCTTAA